The segment CACAGTCTGTTTGGGATTGTCTACTATTTTCGTACTTCTCATGGGGGCACAAGCCGTGAAAGCAGGGCAACTGACCTTGGGACAAGTAATTGCCCTTCAATTGTATGTCGGTTCGCTTTTAGAGCCGTTTTGGACACTAGCAGATTTCATCCTTGTTTATCAGACTGGTAAGACATCTTTCGAAAAACTGCAAGAGCTGATTGAGACGGGAGATGATTTGGAGGCTGATGGTTCTAAGGAAATTGCAGAGCTGTCTAGTATTTCCTTCAAAAATTATAGCTTTAGTTATCCACAGGCGGAAAGAGCCAGCCTACAGGACATCAATTGGACACTGAAAGCAGGGCAAACTGTAGGTATCGTTGGGAAAACTGGTTCGGGAAAAACGACCTTGGTTCGTCAATTCTTACGCCAGTATCCGATTGGTCAGGGAAATTTTTTCATCAATCATCAATCTGTTTTAGACTTTAAACGTTCTAGTATAGAGGAAAAAATTGGCTATGTTCCACAAGAACACATTTTGTTTTCAAGGTCTGTTGGAGAAAATATTGCCCTAGGGAAAGTAGCTAGTAGCTCTGAGGAGATTGAACAAGCCATTGCCACAGCAGCTTTTAGTCAAGATTTAAAACGGATGACTGATGGTCTTGATACCATGATTGGTGAGCGTGGTGTGTCTATTTCTGGTGGTCAGAAACAACGGATTTCCATTGCCCGTGCTTTCCTGCGAGAGCCAGATTTGCTAATTCTAGATGATTCTTTGTCGGCAGTGGATGCTAGGACAGAACGCCAGATTATCCAAAATATTCAAAAAGAACGTGCAGGCAAAACCAATGTCATCGTGACCCATCGTCTATCTGCTGTCAACCATGCAGACTGGGTACTAGTCTTGGATGAGGGGCGTATCGTTGAGGAAGGGCGTCCAGCTGATTTGCTTGCCCAAAGAGGTTGGTACTATGAACAATACCAACGACAACAAAGCCGGGAAGGAGGAGAATAATGAAGGTTTTAGGATTTTTATTGAAACAAATTCGTCGTGTCAAGTGGCTATTTATAGTAGCTGTCGGCTTCTATCTATTGGCTTCGACCATGGTTCGATTGGCTCCTCTGCTGATTCAGCAGGCGATTGATGGGCCGATTACGGATTTGAGCAAGGGTTTGCCCTTTGATGAAGCTGTTTTCTTAAACCAGTCAGCTCAATACATGGGAATGATTATTCTGGGAGCTATTGGCTTCTACTTATCTATGCGTTTACTCATGCATTGCGCCAATCGTATTGCTGAAAATCTACGTAATCAAGCTTATGATGTTATGCAACGGTTGCCTATTTCTTATTTTGATGATAAGCCCGCTGGAAAAATTGCAACTAGAATTGTCAATGATACAGAAACCCTGCGGACACAATTTTATGGGACCTTAGTTAATGCCTTTAACAATATTGTTCGTTTGCTCTTTACATACGGTGTCCTATTTTACATGAATGGGAGCCTTGGTTGGCTGATGTTACTCTTGATACCACTCTATATCGGTATTCAATTTGCTTACAAGAAAATGACAGACAAGCCGATGAAGGATTTTTATGATGCAAGGAGTGACGTCAATACGCAGGTGAATGAGACCATGAATGGTGCAAGTTTGATTCAACTTTTTGGACAAGAAGAGCGCATCATGAAAGAATTTGAAGTGACTGCTGACAAGATGCGTCGGGCAGATAATAAGATTATCTGGGCCCAGTCTCTTGCCACGTGGAATCTGAGTGGTTTACTGCAAAATTTGGTCATTGCTGCGATTTTAACGGTAGTCGGCTATCAGTTTCTTGCGGGACAGGATGGAGTTACAGCTGGGAAACTCTTTGTTTATGTCAACTATATCGAAGGAGTCTTCATTGCTTTGGGAGCGCTGGTTCAACAGTTCCCAAATATGCTTCGCTCGTTTGAAACAGGTAAGCGTCTAATGACCCTTCTAGAAGAAGAGGTGGAAGACGACTGTGATCGTATTTTGGAAGTTGAACAAGGGCAAGTCGTGTTTGAACACGTGAACTTTAGCTATGAAGAAAACAGACCAGTTTTGAAAGATATTACCATTCTGGCAGAAAAAGGAGAAACAGTTGCTCTGGTTGGGCATACTGGGTCTGGTAAGTCTTCTATTATGAACCTCCTCTATCGTTTCTATGATCCCCAGGAGGGAAGGGTTTTACTGGATGGGAAAAATATCCGTGATTATTCTCGTGAAAGCCTGCGCAGTCACATGGGGATTGTTTTGCAAGATCCCTATCTCTTTACAGGGACGATTGCCAGCAATGTTTCCATGAATGAAGAGGAAGCAGATAGAACAAGAATCATGCAGGCGCTAGAAAAAGTTGGTGCAGGGCCTATGCTATCTCGCTTAGAGAAAGGGATTGATGAACCGGTTGTTGAGAAGGGAGCGGCCTTTTCAAGTGGGGAACGTCAGTTGATTGCCTTTGCGCGGACACTCTACTCTGATCCTAAAATTCTGATATTGGATGAAGCAACTTCTCATATTGATACGGAGACGGAAGAAATTATCCAACATGCCATGGAAGTTGTGAAAGAAGGTCGGACAACCTTTATTATTGCCCACCGACTTTCTACCATTCAAAATGCAGACCAGATTCTTGTCTTAGATCAAGGTCGAATTATTGAACATGGGAAGCATGAAGAATTGGTTGCACGTGGTGGAGTATATGCTCAAATGCATGAGATTCAAGCAAAGGTGTAATAAGCAGTTAAAAATTCCAAGCTTTGGCTGGAATTTTTTGCTATAATTGACTCATGAAAGCCTTAATTTTTGATGTAGATGATACGCTTTATGATCAGATTCAACCGTTTGAACGTGCTTTGGAAAGACACATTGAAGTAGCAAGGGAGCAAATTGAACCACTCTACCTTTCCTTTCGCAGATATGCGGATGAAGTATTTGAAGCGACAGCAATTGGAAAGATGAGTCTGAAAGATAGTCATATTTATCGGATGAAACATGCTTTGGCAGATTTTGGGTATCAGGTGTCTGATGCAACAGCCTTAGCTATTCAAATAGATTATGATTATTTTCAAGGGCAGATAGAGCTCAGTCCAGTGTTTCCAGAAATATTTTCATGGTGTCAGGCGCAAGGAATTGCAATGGGGATTATTACGAATGGACCTTATAGACATCAGTTGAGAAAGATACGCACGATGGGGTTAGTTAATTGGTTTGAGCTAGAACATGTCCTAATTTCTGGACAAGTTGGTATCACAAAGCCAAATCCTGCTATTTTTCAACTAATGGAAGAACGTTTGGAGATGTCAGGCGAAGATATCTGTTATCTAGGGGATTCGTTTGAAAATGATGTGGTAGGAGCGAAAGCTGCGAATTGGAAGGCAATTTGGTTTAATCATAGAAAGAGAATAGAGCCAATAGCTCCGTATCAGGCAGATAAAGTGGTGACAGATTGGGATGAACTGGTCGAAGTTATCCAGTCTTTCTAGTGGTTTCTACAAGGGATTATCAATTTTTTATAGGTGTGATAGATAAAATATATTAGTAGGATACCTGTCTTTATGATAGTATAAAATGTAAGCATAGAAGTATAGGTGTGAATCCAAGCAGATTTTTATTCCTACTCTATGAAATTTTTTGAAATGGAGTTACCTATGACACAAGCTTTCTTTCCTATCCATACTCTAGAGACTGTTAGTCCAGAATTACGAGAAAACCTTGCGACTGTCAAGAAAAATAATGGCGGTTATATTCCTAATCTCATCGGTCTTTTAGCCAATTCCCCGACAGCCCTAGAAACCTACCAAACTGTTAGTGGTATCAATCGCCGTAGTAGTCTGAATCCGACTGAGCGTGAAGTGGTACAAATTACAGCTGCTGTTGCCAATGGCTGTGGATTTTGCGTGGCAGGTCATACGGCTATTTCTATCAAGCAGGTTAAGATGCCAGATGTAATTCTACAGGCTCTACGCCAGGGAACTCCCATCGAAACGGATGCCAAATTAGGTGCTCTCGCTCGATTTACTTTGGCAGTTATCCATGAAAAAGGCAAGGTTGAACA is part of the Streptococcus suis genome and harbors:
- a CDS encoding ABC transporter ATP-binding protein, encoding MFRLIFDYIKRHKWLYLLVAVTLIIYDATLLLPTQIIQRMVDILTENELTQAILVQEITLLLLVTVLNYATAFIWHLKLFQASVNFKFDMQQRAFKKLVTMRTPFYEKFRSGDVMTRFSTDVDGLMEMVGYGLMIVAYAGGMLAFIIPTMFFIDWKISLVALLPMLFMTLGIFFIGRKQDKAIDANREAVAQLNNEVLEVIEGIRVTRAYSKKANQKAQFQARTKQLAQGGDRITSLQSLYNPLATVCLGLSTIFVLLMGAQAVKAGQLTLGQVIALQLYVGSLLEPFWTLADFILVYQTGKTSFEKLQELIETGDDLEADGSKEIAELSSISFKNYSFSYPQAERASLQDINWTLKAGQTVGIVGKTGSGKTTLVRQFLRQYPIGQGNFFINHQSVLDFKRSSIEEKIGYVPQEHILFSRSVGENIALGKVASSSEEIEQAIATAAFSQDLKRMTDGLDTMIGERGVSISGGQKQRISIARAFLREPDLLILDDSLSAVDARTERQIIQNIQKERAGKTNVIVTHRLSAVNHADWVLVLDEGRIVEEGRPADLLAQRGWYYEQYQRQQSREGGE
- a CDS encoding ABC transporter ATP-binding protein, which translates into the protein MKVLGFLLKQIRRVKWLFIVAVGFYLLASTMVRLAPLLIQQAIDGPITDLSKGLPFDEAVFLNQSAQYMGMIILGAIGFYLSMRLLMHCANRIAENLRNQAYDVMQRLPISYFDDKPAGKIATRIVNDTETLRTQFYGTLVNAFNNIVRLLFTYGVLFYMNGSLGWLMLLLIPLYIGIQFAYKKMTDKPMKDFYDARSDVNTQVNETMNGASLIQLFGQEERIMKEFEVTADKMRRADNKIIWAQSLATWNLSGLLQNLVIAAILTVVGYQFLAGQDGVTAGKLFVYVNYIEGVFIALGALVQQFPNMLRSFETGKRLMTLLEEEVEDDCDRILEVEQGQVVFEHVNFSYEENRPVLKDITILAEKGETVALVGHTGSGKSSIMNLLYRFYDPQEGRVLLDGKNIRDYSRESLRSHMGIVLQDPYLFTGTIASNVSMNEEEADRTRIMQALEKVGAGPMLSRLEKGIDEPVVEKGAAFSSGERQLIAFARTLYSDPKILILDEATSHIDTETEEIIQHAMEVVKEGRTTFIIAHRLSTIQNADQILVLDQGRIIEHGKHEELVARGGVYAQMHEIQAKV
- a CDS encoding HAD family hydrolase, with protein sequence MKALIFDVDDTLYDQIQPFERALERHIEVAREQIEPLYLSFRRYADEVFEATAIGKMSLKDSHIYRMKHALADFGYQVSDATALAIQIDYDYFQGQIELSPVFPEIFSWCQAQGIAMGIITNGPYRHQLRKIRTMGLVNWFELEHVLISGQVGITKPNPAIFQLMEERLEMSGEDICYLGDSFENDVVGAKAANWKAIWFNHRKRIEPIAPYQADKVVTDWDELVEVIQSF
- a CDS encoding carboxymuconolactone decarboxylase family protein — translated: MTQAFFPIHTLETVSPELRENLATVKKNNGGYIPNLIGLLANSPTALETYQTVSGINRRSSLNPTEREVVQITAAVANGCGFCVAGHTAISIKQVKMPDVILQALRQGTPIETDAKLGALARFTLAVIHEKGKVEQPLLEEFFQEGYTDENALDVVLGVSLATLCNYANNLINTPINPELQAYALEN